The Leishmania infantum JPCM5 genome chromosome 28 sequence CTCTAGTTGTTAGCAGCAgtaacagcaacagcaacagtAACAGCAAACGCCGTGCTAAATAGCGATGCTTCACTCTCCTATCGCGCGTCACACGAAGTCGCTCGCAAGTGCGTTAGTTTCAGTGCCTGTCGGTGTCGGGGAAGGGAAATAAGAAACTGAGAGAGTAGAGCAGGGATGGACGGTGAGATGAGTTAGGAGGCCATGAGAGTGGCCCAAGAGTCAAAACAATGCAAACTGAGAAAGGCAGGGATAGAGAGCTTTATCCGACTACGTGCATAtgcttgtatgtgtgtgtgtgtgtgtgtgtgtggggacgTGGAGTGGCGCGCGCAAGTCAAGAAGACAGGTGAAACAAGAGTCGTCGAGCAAACAAAAAtgtggagagaagaggagggtgcGGTGCAGGAACACCAGGGGAGAGAACAGAAAGAGCGTGTACTTGGCagggcggaggagagcggggGACAAATCCATCGAACATCAACTGAGAAAGGAAGGGGGCTAGTTCATGCGGAGTGGGTTTGCACTCGATAGCGCCACTCCTCGGGCTGCATGCGGCAAGCGTGCGCTTCAAGAAGTTCccgcagagacacacaccaccacgagACTCACGCCAATGACAACCGCGGAGGGCGTCGAAGAAGTGCACCGTGATAAACGAGAATAGCGGGAGTAGTTTCATCAGCGGTTCGCAAAAAACGTGATGAGGCACAGTAGTACGCCGCCTCACTGCAAGCACTTCTCCAACGTTTTAatcttctctgtgtgtcctTTTCCCGTCTTCTCGTGAGGTCGCCTCGCGTTTCGGAGCCTCCCACAACGTGGGAGGCACTCGTCGGTGCGTTTACTGCGTCGCGTGCAATCTCACCATATTACGCCAGCGCAAAGCGCAGTTTCTACCACTTGtacgccgccacctcgccaccatcgccgctgcagacTATGTACTCATCGTCAACGCAGACACTTACGTTCATCGCCGACCCAGTGCTGCCTGCGTGCACTGTGCGCGTAGCCCCTCCCACAACGTCCTTCGCGGAGACGGATACGACATTGCCCTTGCCGTTTGGCATTACTACAGCGTCGGAATGCGGCACCCATGCCCCACGCAACAGGGCCTGGCGCTCATTCACGCCCAGCTCTGTCGCACCCAACAGGCGATCCGACGATGACAACGCAAAGGGCTGCGTATCAATTACCTGTACCGTCCCACTCATCGAGTACGTTATCACCCGATCTTGCAGAGGGTCTGTTATGATACTGGTGATCCCGGCAGAGCCACAGACAATGCGCTCCATCTCCCTTGACCCCGCCCGGATGTCGAACCAGTGAAGCGTCCCGCACACGTCTCCGACAAACAGAGAGAAGCCGGTAGTCGCGGCGCTTGTGAGGGGAACGGCGATGTGTGCACCCACCACGACCTTGTCGCTTCGCTTGTCCGCTGTGACAAGGTagccgtcatcgccgccaaACACAAACGAGCcgcgtgccgtcgccgccacgcagTTTACCACCGGCCACGCACATCGGCCCTTGACGGCGAACCTAGAGATGGTGCGAAGCCGTGCACCCTTCTCGACATCCCAGACGGTGGCGCACCCGTCCCCTTGAgcagccagcagcgctgTGGCGCCACTCCACGCCACGTCTACTACTGCAGGTCCTCCCGTGTTCATGCAGCAGACGTGCTCTGGCACTGCCCCAGCAAAGCGCCACAGCAACACTGCCCCTTCAacgtcgccggtggcgcacacgcggccatgcgcggcggcacacaaGACGTCCTCGGAGTGGCCGAGCAGATTCCAGTAAACAGCCTCCGCCCCGCCTGACGGAGCAGATGACGAAGTCACAGTGAGCGCCATTTGTGAGAAGAGCACGATCGATGGAGAGCTTAGAGAAAACAAGAAAGgccgagcgagagagacacagcGAGAAAACGGAGAGCAGCAGTACCCAACTCT is a genomic window containing:
- a CDS encoding putative U5 snRNP-specific 40 kDa protein, which gives rise to MALTVTSSSAPSGGAEAVYWNLLGHSEDVLCAAAHGRVCATGDVEGAVLLWRFAGAVPEHVCCMNTGGPAVVDVAWSGATALLAAQGDGCATVWDVEKGARLRTISRFAVKGRCAWPVVNCVAATARGSFVFGGDDGYLVTADKRSDKVVVGAHIAVPLTSAATTGFSLFVGDVCGTLHWFDIRAGSREMERIVCGSAGITSIITDPLQDRVITYSMSGTVQVIDTQPFALSSSDRLLGATELGVNERQALLRGAWVPHSDAVVMPNGKGNVVSVSAKDVVGGATRTVHAGSTGSAMNVSVCVDDEYIVCSGDGGEVAAYKW